The sequence below is a genomic window from Lelliottia sp. JS-SCA-14.
GCCCCGCCCTGCGCGGCTGCCAGCGCCATGCGCGACATGATGAATGAACTGTGCAGCGGTTCGTTTTCCAGCGCCTGACAGGAGACGATCAATTTGCCTTTCAAAACATCCAGTACCGTTTTCATTACGCTAAACTCTCTTCGACTTCGTTTTTAATGATGGTGACGTGCGGGCCATAAATGACCTGAACCCCGTTCCCTCGGACGATGACGCCGCGTGCGCCGGTCGCTTTCAGTGCCGCTTCGTCGACCTTGCTGCCGTCTTTTACCGTGACGCGCAGACGCGTGGCGCAGCAGTCCACCTCTTCCAGATTATCCCTGCCGCCTAAACCCGCAATCACCGCCGCCGCGCGTTCGCTCTGTGGCAGCGAGCTTTCGACAACCGCCTCTTTCTCGCGGCCTGGCGTCGCAAAACCAAAGCGGTTAATCAGGTAGCGGAAGGTGAAGTAGTAGAGGAAGAACCACGGCACGCCGACCAGCGGGACGTACATCCAGTGGGTTTTGGCTTCGCCCTGCAGGACGCCAAACAGAATGAAATCGATGAAACCGCCCGAGAAGGTCTGCCCGATGGTGATGTGCAGAATGTGGGCGATCATGAACGCCAGCCCGTCGAAGAAGGCGTGGATAACGTATAACACCGGCGCGATAAACAGGAACGAGAACTCAATCGGCTCAGTGATCCCGGTCAGGAAAGAGGTCAGCGCCGCCGAGAGCAGCAGCCCCGCCACGCGTTTTTTGTTTTCCGGTTTTGCCGTGTGGTACATCGCCAGACACGCGCCCAGCAGGCCGAACATCATGGTGATAAAACGCCCGGACATGAAGCGCGAGGTGCCGATGTAAAACTGCTGAGTATTAGGGTCGGCAAGCTGCGCGAAGAAGATGCGCTGCGTCCCTTCCACCAGCTGGCCGTTGACGATTTCACTTCCGCCCAGCGCCGTGGTCCAGAACGGCAGATAGAAGATGTGATGCAGGCCGAACGGGCCAAGCATACGCAGGATAAACCCGTACAAGAAGGTGCCGAGATACCCGGTCGCATCCACCAGGCCGCCGAGGCCAAAAATCATTTTCTGGAAGTGCGGCCAGACAACCG
It includes:
- a CDS encoding PTS transporter subunit EIIC — its product is MMQMFSGASSGAWFEKAQRFGKSFMLPIAVLPAAGLLLGIGGALSNPNTLTAYPFLDVGWLQAIFTIMSSAGSIVFANLSVLFAVGVAVGLAKTDKGTAGLAALLAFLVMNATINALLILTGTLAHENPGAVGQGMTLGIQTLETGVFGGVVIGLVTCALHHRFNKIALPQFLGFFGGSRFVPIISSLAAIVVGALMTVVWPHFQKMIFGLGGLVDATGYLGTFLYGFILRMLGPFGLHHIFYLPFWTTALGGSEIVNGQLVEGTQRIFFAQLADPNTQQFYIGTSRFMSGRFITMMFGLLGACLAMYHTAKPENKKRVAGLLLSAALTSFLTGITEPIEFSFLFIAPVLYVIHAFFDGLAFMIAHILHITIGQTFSGGFIDFILFGVLQGEAKTHWMYVPLVGVPWFFLYYFTFRYLINRFGFATPGREKEAVVESSLPQSERAAAVIAGLGGRDNLEEVDCCATRLRVTVKDGSKVDEAALKATGARGVIVRGNGVQVIYGPHVTIIKNEVEESLA